A stretch of the Gemmatimonadota bacterium genome encodes the following:
- a CDS encoding sodium:solute symporter family protein, producing MFGLHIYDVLTLGVYLVGITTIGLISSRGVKGTLDYFMGGRKFGKAVLIMHAFGTGTHTDAAVNVVGASYKMGMRGIWYAWLPLFCTPFYWIMMPLFRRMRYITTGDFFDERFGKGLGPAYTAFGILFYVLAMGIMLEGTGKMASGITGGVLSTETCIIVMTILFVSYGLLGGLQAAVITDFIQGIFVIVLSFLLCPFLLDQVGGFTGLHQTLPQDVFGLTAPDDPPPGYDRISVAFVIILTINTLFNIPGQPHCMEMGGSGKTEWEGRVGFTYGNMIKRFCTIAWAFIGVGAMVIYPNIDDPELVFGMATRDLLPVGLVGVMLASMIAAVMSSCDSFMVAGSALFVENIYKPYFAQNKEDHHYLNAGRIMGILMVIAGIVVTEIFSSVVELWRFLSALPAFWGIAVWGGILWRRCNGYGAWAGLISSALVWWITRNYFHLEFMEQVIWYLSTGVLLTIVVSLYTPQHPKALLDKFYTTLHTPVGQEDKLRALGYEVRD from the coding sequence ATGTTTGGTCTGCACATCTACGACGTGCTCACACTCGGCGTTTATCTCGTGGGTATCACCACCATCGGCCTCATTTCTTCTCGAGGAGTCAAAGGCACACTCGATTATTTTATGGGTGGGCGCAAGTTTGGCAAAGCCGTGCTCATCATGCATGCCTTTGGCACCGGAACCCATACCGATGCAGCTGTCAATGTCGTCGGTGCCTCTTACAAAATGGGGATGCGCGGGATATGGTATGCGTGGCTGCCCCTGTTTTGCACCCCCTTTTACTGGATCATGATGCCTCTTTTCAGGCGCATGCGTTATATCACCACAGGCGACTTTTTTGACGAGCGTTTTGGCAAAGGACTCGGCCCGGCATATACGGCCTTTGGTATCCTCTTCTACGTGCTCGCCATGGGCATTATGCTCGAAGGCACGGGAAAAATGGCAAGCGGGATTACCGGCGGCGTGCTCAGCACGGAAACCTGCATCATTGTCATGACAATCCTATTTGTATCCTATGGTCTGTTAGGCGGCCTGCAAGCGGCTGTAATCACAGACTTTATCCAGGGCATATTCGTCATCGTCCTGTCTTTTTTGCTCTGCCCGTTTCTGCTCGATCAAGTCGGTGGTTTTACCGGGCTGCATCAAACATTGCCACAAGATGTCTTTGGACTCACAGCGCCCGATGATCCACCGCCTGGCTATGACCGCATCTCAGTCGCATTTGTCATTATACTTACCATCAACACCCTGTTCAACATCCCCGGGCAGCCCCACTGCATGGAAATGGGCGGCTCTGGCAAAACAGAATGGGAAGGCCGCGTCGGATTTACCTACGGCAATATGATCAAACGCTTTTGCACCATCGCCTGGGCATTCATCGGCGTGGGGGCCATGGTTATCTATCCCAATATAGACGATCCCGAACTCGTCTTTGGCATGGCAACGCGCGACCTGCTGCCCGTTGGTCTCGTCGGTGTCATGCTCGCATCCATGATCGCAGCTGTTATGTCTTCTTGCGACTCGTTTATGGTCGCTGGCTCGGCACTCTTTGTCGAAAATATTTACAAACCCTATTTTGCGCAAAACAAAGAAGACCACCACTATCTCAATGCGGGGCGAATCATGGGCATCCTCATGGTCATCGCGGGCATTGTCGTGACGGAAATTTTTAGTAGCGTAGTCGAATTATGGCGTTTTCTCTCGGCACTCCCCGCCTTCTGGGGCATCGCCGTATGGGGCGGCATCTTGTGGCGCAGGTGCAATGGGTACGGCGCGTGGGCTGGCCTGATCAGTTCCGCCCTCGTGTGGTGGATTACCCGCAACTATTTCCACCTGGAGTTCATGGAACAAGTGATCTGGTACCTCAGCACAGGCGTTTTACTCACCATTGTCGTAAGCCTATATACACCCCAACACCCCAAAGCACTGCTCGACAAATTCTACACCACCTTGCACACACCCGTAGGACAGGAAGACAAACTCAGAGCACTGGGTTACGAAGTTCGGGACTGA